The Lewinellaceae bacterium genome includes a region encoding these proteins:
- a CDS encoding type 1 periplasmic binding fold superfamily protein, with product MQTNYKYILMAGIVASALFSACEKKDPVIPNEEEIITTLTYTLTPVNAGDVVVLTFKDLDGDGGNDPVITGGTLSSNTVYTGTLSLLNETESPAGDVGAEIKGEDEAHQFFFQALGGLDVGVDYTDTDSEGHPVGLETTVTTGNASLGQLSVILRHQPDKSAAGVADGDITNAGGETDIEVIFDVEISN from the coding sequence ATGCAGACGAATTATAAATATATTCTCATGGCGGGAATCGTAGCTTCCGCCCTATTCAGCGCTTGTGAAAAAAAAGATCCTGTAATTCCCAATGAGGAAGAGATCATTACCACCCTTACTTATACCCTTACGCCAGTGAACGCAGGGGATGTTGTGGTGCTTACCTTTAAAGATCTTGATGGTGACGGAGGCAATGATCCTGTGATCACCGGCGGCACCCTTTCCTCGAATACGGTCTATACCGGTACACTTTCTTTGTTGAATGAAACGGAGTCTCCAGCCGGAGATGTCGGTGCCGAAATCAAAGGAGAGGATGAAGCACACCAGTTTTTCTTTCAGGCTTTAGGCGGTTTGGACGTAGGAGTGGATTATACTGACACGGATAGTGAGGGCCACCCGGTAGGGTTGGAAACGACCGTAACCACCGGCAATGCGTCCCTTGGGCAGTTGTCCGTTATCCTGAGACACCAGCCTGATAAATCCGCCGCAGGAGTTGCAGATGGAGATATCACAAACGCCGGTGGGGAAACCGATATTGAAGTTATCTTTGACGTTGAAATCAGCAATTAA